Proteins found in one Neofelis nebulosa isolate mNeoNeb1 chromosome 3, mNeoNeb1.pri, whole genome shotgun sequence genomic segment:
- the DOK2 gene encoding docking protein 2 has product MEEVAVKQGPLYLLQQQTFGKKWRRFGAMLYGESGCALARLELQEGPEKPRRGEAARRVIRLSDCLRVAEAGGEASSPRDTSAFFLETKERLYLLAAPAAERSDWMQAICLLAFPGQRKELLGPTRKGSWPCMEENELYSSTTAAAPRKEFSVTMRPTEASERCRLRGSYTLRAGESALELWGGPELGTKLYEWPYRFLRRFGRDKVTFSFEAGRRCVSGEGNFEFETRQGNEIFLALEEAISAQKNSAPPGPQTQPATVPAVLPRPESPYSRPHDSLPSPSPTTPVPTTRPRGPEGEYAVPFDAVARNLGKSFRGILAVPPQSPVDPLYDSIEEHPAPQPDHIYDEPEGVAALSLYDSPQEPQGEAWRRQASAHRDTSSLQHVYPAGQDFSASGWPQGTEYDNVVLKKGAK; this is encoded by the exons ATGGAAGAAGTGGCAGTGAAGCAGGGCCCCCTGTATCTTCTGCAGCAGCAGACTTTTGGAAAG AAATGGCGCCGGTTTGGGGCTATGCTGTATGGAGAGTCAGGCTGCGCCTTGGCCCGGTTGGAGCTCCAGGAGGGCCCTGAGAAGCCACGCCGGGGAGAGGCCGCCAGGAGGGTGATCCGCCTCAGTGACTGCCTACGGGTGGCTGAGGCTGGCGGGGAGGCCAGCAGCCCCCGGGACACCAGCGCCTTCTTCCTGGAGACCAAGGAACGCCTGTACCTGCTGGCAGCCCCCGCTGCAGAGCGCAGTGACTGGATGCAGGCCATCTGCCTCTTGGCCTTCCCT GGCCAGAGGAAGGAGCTGCTGGGGCCGACGAGGAAGGGCAGCTGGCCCTGCATGGAGGAGAATGAACTGTACAGCAGCACGACTGCAG cGGCCCCCCGCAAGGAGTTCTCTGTGACAATGAGACCCACAGAAGCCAGCGAGAGGTGCCGGCTCCGGGGATCCTATACCCTGCGGGCTGGAGAGAGTGCACTGGAGCTGTGGGGTGGCCCTGAGCTGGGCACCAAGTTGTATGAGTGGCCTTACAGGTTCCTGAGGCGCTTTGGGCGGGACAAG GTAACCTTTTCCTTTGAGGCAGGCCGGCGTTGTGTCTCTGGAGAGGGCAATTTTGAGTTTGAAACTCGGCAAGGCAATGAGATCTTCTTGGCTCTGGAAGAGGCCATCTCTGCCCAGAAGAACAGTGCCCCTCCTGGGCCCCAAACCCAGCCAGCCACAGTCCCTGCGGTGCTGCCCCGGCCAGAAAGCCCCTACTCCCGGCCCCACGATTCACTGCCATCTCCGTCACCTACCACTCCAGTCCCCACCACCCGGCCGCGGGGCCCAGAGGGGGAATATGCGGTGCCCTTCGATGCAGTAGCTCGTAACCTGGGGAAAAGCTTCAGGGGTATCCTGGCGGTTCCTCCCCAGTCCCCAGTGGACCCTCTGTATGACAGCATTGAGGAGCATCCGGCCCCACAGCCCGACCACATATACGATGAGCCTGAGGGAGTGGCTGCCCTGTCCCTGTATGACAGCCCACAGGAGCCCCAGGGTGAagcctggaggaggcaggccTCAGCTCACAGGGACACCAGCAGCCTCCAGCACGTCTACCCAGCAGGGCAAGACTTTTCTGCGTCTGGCTGGCCACAGGGAACGGAGTATGACAATGTTGTACTTAAGAAAGGCGCTAAGTGA